TGTCAGGGCCTGACTGTCAAGTGCAGCATCTGTTTTCTCAGTGTTTGAGGCAAGCTAAAAAGCCTACGATGTCTAAGCGAgcgctgccctctgctggttgaTGAATGGACTACTGCAGTTAAAAACcatgtaatgtttttaactgGAGTCTGCCATGCAAACAGCCCCAATCAAAAATACAACATGGTGCAAAGGCCTTCCTTAACATCTTAACAGTGCTCCAAGTTActttaaatgcttttaattaaaaaaatgtatttttcagaagCGCTTCTCAATTTATTCCGCTGCATTATCTCTAAAATCATTTGAGTGTTCCTTTCCTCTCAGTTCACAACACACAGACTGTAGCATATCGTAGCTCTGGAAGCCAAATGTAAATCCTTCTATTCACTTCTGACTGCACTGGCTCAGTGTCACCACCACTCATAGTGCCGATCTCTGCATGACCGTTTGTGGCCATCTGTGGTGGTGAGACAGTCTTTTGCAGGGGTGACTCAGGTGTGCGATGTCTGTCAATCATCAAGGGGTCTCAGCATCTCCCGCACAGGGCTGCTCTCCTGGACCAGCTGGTAGGGGGGGCGGGACCTCTTATCTGTCAGCGTCCTGAGGGTGGGGCATCGCTGGAGCAACAGTTCACACACCTCCGCCTGGCCCTGCTCTGCAGCCTGTAACACCCagcatgtgtgcgcgcacacacacacacacgcgcttaCACCACGTTTCTGTAGAACACTGTCATGCCAGTTCCACCAGAGATCGTGATTATTCATATGCGTGGGAACGACTTACCTTGTGCAAGGGGGAGGagccatcatcatcacacaaCAGGGGATCTGCACCGTGGTCCAGGAGCAATTTGACCACTCCCAGGTGTCCGCAGTAGGCGGAGCGGTGTAGAGGGGTGGCCCCGCCCCGGGTCTGTGGATTGGCGCATGCTCCCCCATCGAGCAGCAGCTCACACACTGCCTCGTTCCCAGCCCGACTGGCATAGTGCTGTGGCAACACACACCGATGTCCAGGTTGggccacacgtacacacaacaTGCTTTCCACAAAGTACACCAAATGCAAGCACCGTCCATTTGAATGTGTGAATAATGATTCAAGTCAAACTATCTCTAGCTCACCAGAGCAGTGTAGCCCGCCTGATCCCTCACATTAGGGCTTGTCCCCTTTTGGAGAAGCGACTTAACCCTTTCCAGGTCACCGTTCAGAGCAGCAGCCCAGATACCTAAGCCAAAGAAACACCTTTAATACACACCAGTTGTCCACCGCAATTACAATAATTGTCCAGATTATGCAATatagaatataaaaatatttaatgaaataggATGTGACTGATGTTTACAAGTTATGTGCAGTGAATGTGCAGAGGTTCTGGTCACCTCTTTCAAAGTCCATTTCATCCAGGGTTTGATGGGCGCTGGGAGTTGCCAGATTTTGGGCGCAGCAGGCACAACGCTGGCCTTCTGACGCCATACTAGTGAGCTCACGGTGTGTCTGTCTCTTCTCAAGATGGAATGCTTTCCTTAAAAAacacggtttaaaaaaaatacaatttagaaGGAAACCAATCAAGATGTAAATGTAGCAATGACACGTTTAGAATtttatgtatgtgtggtgtattttcacACAGGTTTGGATAGCAACAAAATTATTCAGTTCCCTGCAAAGGCGAATTATACTTTTCGTTTACCATTTTTTCTCCATCTGTTAAACTGAGGGAAGAGACGCATGCATACCAAACCTAAACTCTGTCTGTGGGCACAGCTCTCCCACTAATAGTTTATTGCTCTGTTCAGCTGGCTAATTGGTTTAAAAGAATACACTTGTCTAGCCAGTCGGCTGAATGGAAAATACATTACCCTGCCACCTGGGAGATGGATTTAGCTATAGCTACATAGCCTCCCCGAAGGATTTCTAGACTGGTGCTGAAAGACACTAGGTAGCCAGTACCTGCATGCTGTGTAAGGAGCTATCAATTTAACGTTAGTTATCGATTCACTTTGCGTACTATACCTGGTAGATAGCTAGCTGTGCATTCAACCGCTATACATTTTGCTACAAATTTGCTGATCACGTGTGGCTGTTTACCAATGCACTAGCTAGTTTCATTTCGAGGCATAGCAAAGCTAGCAATCACAAGATGGCATGGTTGATAGCTAACAAGCGACACTGCACGCAAAATATATCTGTGTTGCCACATTACCGTGAACTTCGTGAAAATCTTGTTAATACCAACTGGAATAGTCTATCACTTTTCCCCTTAGCACAATAGCCTGCTTACGCGGGGCTACTTCACCAAACTGCTTTCTTGAAAGCCGAAGCATTACTAAtcaaattttcagaaaataatatctcgtataatattttttttttaaaccctatTGACTACTAGTCGAACCGTTGTAGTTCACGTTGACAAACCAGAAACTCGCCGCCGCCTCCTCTGTTTCCTCCACGATACTGTCACGTTGGTTGAAGACAACCAATCGCAAGTCGAATTTTACGTAGGTGCAAAGATAGCCTATTTAACAAAGATTCGTTTTCTTTATGCaactaaaaaaatttttaaatcatcGGAAGCCGTCAGTAACAGCATAGACAAAGGAAAACTAACTGGAACTGTGTGGCCGAACAAGACGCAGATGAGCAGTGTCCTTCATTAGCGTTATCAGTGACAGCATACGAGGGCAATTTCGTTGTAAGAGTTCGCTATAACTAGATTGTcatttaaatctcatttttataaaatccGTTCATGTGCTACaatatgttcatttatttttggattagAAATGTTGgatttcttatatttttaatttggctcCTTGTCGAAGGGTAGCCTACTACATTTGACTAgtatttaacataaaattacaattataatGTAATGAGAAACAGTATCTGCTAAACTATGGGTGAACTATActttatgtatgcatttattttgaaaatagtaCAACTGCAATAAGTCTTTCAATCACAATATCTTAAACACAGgaattcagaaacacaaaatatgcGAAGAGACACTGAAGGCACAGTCATGTTTTATTGAAGGAATGCATGCATAATATCTTCTATATATTTTTCCGTCCAGTTTCTCTGTCAGCCAGATTTGcctgtaagaaagaaaaaaggcactTTTAGGAGAATTGCCCCATGCACAGTTAATatgacatgcacatacataaaaataatgagtCAGAAGAGAAGTATCAGGTCATAAAACAGCATCAAATAAAGAACTGTACCAGAAAGACGGAAAGAATGTCATATGTTACACACAGATGGGTGAGTTCACAAACACAGGTTAAACCAGAGTGACGAAGAGGGATTGCGAAACACTCAAAGCTACTGTTCTCACCAGTATTTCCTTCAGGCTGGAAAGTGTAATATGTGGGGAGAGGTCATTGCAGCTCGGCAAACTGGAGGTGTCCAGCTTCTGCAGCTCCTCTATAATCTGTGGAACCAATCCCATATCCCCGATTACTTGGAACCAATCCCATAGCCCCGATTACATTTAACCAATCCCACAGCTCCAATTACTATTTACAGTCAAATCCTCCCTACTTTGATATTTAGACACATGATTTATTGTCATGTTGGCATTTTCATCAATAATGTCTTGAGTGGCTAGGAATTACAAATCAGTTTCTCTCAAAAACAtaacttgttttgtttgtgagcAAAATATCTGTTGTAGCAATACAGATGCACCAATTTTCACAATCTGAAATATATAATAAGCAATCAtaagcatataaataaaatgaataaacactACAGCTGTAGTTTTGAGATATGATTATAAATTGAAAGTAGGTGCTCAACAGTTTTGACATACTTCTTTTGCCTATGATCACATATCAGTTAAAAGTTTCCCATGGCCAATTGCTGTGCTATGCACATGCATTTTGCTGAATAGTCAAAGAACCCTGGGAGGTGTAGTTCATGCATCACGTACATCTTGCAGCGTGTCCTGTAGGCTATCTGCTCCTCTCTTGCCCCCGGGTCTCAGGCCGTAAGACCAGTGCTGACAGCATCCCTGACACACCAGTGCCACAGCCAGCCCCAGCCACAAGAGGGCGCTCTTATCTGCCATTCTGaaaccacacacagctcttagCACATTTTGAAGTGGAAATACACCTTTCTCAGATTGTACCTCAGATTACGCTTGCTTGAATTGAGTCACATTTACCACTAAAAGCTTTTACTACTCACTTTTTATGCAGCAGTTATGAAAAGTCTGAAAATTCAAACAGACGTGTATAAATGAACGCCTGCGGGGTTTCTCTCACCTTGTCAGATCGACACTGGGCGGCAGAAGTTGCgttctcttctctgtcagtctCTGCAATGCTCTACCTACACTCCACCCAAGACTTTTATACCCAGCCCAGATCCTGTGCGACACCCAGGACGTGGGGGGATTTAACGCACACCTTGGCACTCaaactgcatacacacagcactcatcCCTCTTCCCGACACCCTGGAgagcattttaaaagctttagAATGCATCCATTATGCTTAAGCCACCGCAGcatcacaaataaacacagcatGAAATGAGTGCCTTTGCACCACTTTCCCAACGCTCCGTTTAATCCACATTATGGTAGCGCTCAAGACAATTCTCATTTGGGAAATAAATCTATGAACATAATCCCTACACTGGCCCACTCCTGTGTCTATACAAGGAACTCATCTTTTGCTTAAGACAGTATAATCCCCTAATGTAAATGCAGGTTAAAAACTCAAAGGACCATTCACTAAGAATTACTAAGGGGAATTTAGTTAATATTAAGAACAAGATGTGGTCTTCAATAGGCAGACTTTAAAcaatgtggtttgtgtgtgtgtgtgtgtgtgtgtgttggggggtcaTCAATactcaaagacaaaaaatgacACAGACCACATTttggtgttttcttttgtttaacaGTCCATTCCATTCATGAAAATACACTTCCTTGGCTGAGAGAGTGCAATTATCACAGAACTGGGTGAAAGTGTAGGGAAGCAATCATATACCCAGtcttaaaaaaggaaactgaaattCTCCATACATAAATATAGCagaatatatattaaaataaataaccttCCTCCTTTTTTCAAGGTTGTAATATATGAAGCACAACGCACTCAGagtgcaaaattatttttctgattgCCATAACAAAGACAGACTGAGTACCTTTGGAAAGTAATTGCTACACCCACATTTCAAAAGCAGTTTCTTCCACAGTTATTGTCCTGACCAATGCTGCTAACCATAGTTAAATTCAATAACGTAAGAATGCAAAGCCTCATCCACACCTCATGAATTTACAGTCTGACAACagatacattaaaataaacaaaaaatacaaaaatcacaGTCCAGCAGTGATAGTTATCCTTCCAGTATCAAAACAAAATCTACTGTTTGGGAAGCACTAGATTTTAAATACCTTAGGACTAAATGTTGATATGCACTACAGTCAATTAGAGATTATTTGCTTCATGAAGCATTCTAGGGATATAAACATGATTTGAGTTTGACCATTAGTAATGGGCCTATTGGAATAAGCATACAAGTACACGAGGGTGTGGATTGTGTTTTGGTGCCAAGCATAgacagaataaattaaaaagataaatcCAGCTTATAATTTTGTTATCCTATGGGGAGTGTTGTTTTACAACCGTACTCCACTTACTATTTGGTGCAAGACAGACAACTTTCATGTCGACCGTGTAACAATATTTGGTACATATTCATATTTCCATGCATGTCTTGCCCTCATACCTCAAATCCAAAGATTAGAAGCAGCAATACTCATCTATGCGTATGAGTGATGGCTTTCCTGTGGCAAGCCCATTAGAGGCAGCATACACAGCTATGAACAAAACACAAgcaacatacacacagtcagaaAATGGCTGAGATGGAGGTAGATTCAAAGCCAATGTCAAACATCAGGTTTTTTGACATCTACaatgcacgagagagagagagagagagaaacaccaCCTGCACATTTTAATCTTGTGTACTCTTAGTTTATAATAAGAGCTATACTGGACCACGGTCTTAATATTTGACCACCATGCATCCATGTCCATATTCACATCATATGCAAGATTAATGATAGCTCTGCCATGCTGATAATACTGTTTTAGcctttatatttaatattagaaatatttaatattagttTAAAGCAAGCCAATGCtgacaaatctctctctctctctctccatccacaTGAAGTCAGAAACCTCTCTAAACTACTGCTTCTATTTGAGCCAGCAGCCAGACACAATGGCTGGGACAAGTCATATGTCTGCAACGCTACCTATGTCTAAAACACAACGAATAAACCGGTTATAAGGACTGACATCACAACGGATAGTGCCACACTTAAATTCTCGCCCTGCAATGAGCGATCGACACGTAAGTGGAAGAATGACAACCCTGGAAGTGCCCTAGTGCAAGAGAATAAAGCTAACATTGGGTGGACCGCCAGGGCTGTGCATAGAGAAGAGATACTGGGATTGCATACAGTTCCAGGGGAGCGTTGTAGCTATGGGTGTTTGTGATTGGCCGGCTGGCATGTGGGAGTGGCCAGCCCTAGCCGTTAAGGAAAGCACGGAAACAAGGGTGAGGCTATCTGACACTCTGAGACATGTGCAGGGGAGTCAGCATCTCCTCGAAGATGGCTCCTTTCACGTTGGACCCCCTCAGGTTTGCCTCCTGGAGGTCACAGCCAGACAGGTCACAGTTCTGTAAGGAAAGAGGAGGATATCACTAACCCTATAACCAATGGCTGTTGGTATATGTCAGGGAAGCATAACCTATTCCTAGTCAAAAACCTCTCGGACACAGTTGACTTAGTTTGCCAGTTCCATCATAACTAATGCCTTCCAGTCTTGCTAAAATTCAAGCAAAAGACAGCAGTCTGAACTCTCCTCATTTTCACAGAACATGTCACACTAGTTTCCTTTATTAAGATGTAGTTAACTTATTGTTAAAAGGTTGTGGTAAATAACATATTGGACTGTGCAGGGCTTTTTAAACTGAGGTCATGTGAAAGTGTATTCTGTAAATGTGACCCCACAAGGATTGATAGCACCCCACTCTCCTGCCCTCTGCCCACCTCCAGGTCAGTGCCCGCCAGCGTGGCACCTCGCAGGTTGCAGTTCTTCAGCTTGGCATTCTTCAGCGTGGCCACACGCAGGTTGATTCCTGTCATCTGGCTGCCCTCCATGTCAACCCCCTTCAAATTAGCTCCTGAGAACACAGACAAGTAGTCAGCATCCAAAGCTAGCCATATACACAGACTTAGCATTAGAGTGATCTTAACAGTAAACAGTACACTTTATACTTCATTGATCATTTGACACAGAAAAATGGCAGATACGACCTTCCAAGTTGGCCTTGAGGCCAGAGGGATCCTCAAAATTGCAGCCCTTGAGAGATGCTCCCTCTGCGTTCGAACAAAGCATTTTCACCCCCTGCAAGTTAGCACcctgaaacagacaaacaagcgaacagacagacaaacccTTTAAATGATATCTCTCATGTATTTTTCTGGAATTTACACATATATTTGGGCAATGTAATTAATCTCATTCAGATGTAAAGACACAAATATGTGGACGTGATAACAGTGGTTCTACAGAGAGACTACAGAATGCGCAGAGAGAGCTCACGTCGAGGTTAGCCCCAGACAGGTCAGCCCGCTCCAGGTTGGAGCAGCACAGGTTGGCGTGCGTGAGGTTACAGCGACTCAGGGTCGCCATCTTGAAATTAATGTAGCGCAGGTCGAGGCGGGAGAGGTCAGCCCCACTGAAATTCAGACCCTTGAGGATGGACACAGAAATTGGATAAGCATCACGAGGCATTTAAAACAGTTTCACAAGCACTGTATCTCCTGCATTAAcatttctcaacaaaaaacattgttacTTTAGCATGAGccaaaaagaaaagtattttcctTTACCTGACAGCGCAGCTCAGACTTGGTGGGTGTGGCAAGCAGGAAGCGTACAAACTCCTTGCGGGAAATGGGGGAATGGTCCTCCGGGGGCTGGGAATTCTGggagcaaagaaagaaaagctcAGATAAGGAGCGAATCCTGCAGCTGGTAGATCTGGTGAGGATCAAAGAGCAGCCATACTCCACTAAGCATTTTTCGGCAGTCTCTCTTACCTTTATTGCTACTTCCAACTGCTCAGCAAGCTGCTCTATTCCAAAGAACCGCGCCTCCTCCAAAACTCCTGAGAAGCAATAAAAGGaagcaattttgttttgtttttttgcttttgaatgtgaatattttagctTATTTGTGGTTATTCCTAAGATaatcagacaaaacaacatttctgaAGTTAAGACTGGTACGAAACATTAAACACATGAGCCAGTCATACACTACAGATGACTGGTTACCAGTCGCCTGTAGTGACTGATGACACCAAAGGCGATTTGCTCACCCAATAGGTTGATGCCCTCGTTGACGATGAGCTGGCCGTGCCGTAGGTAGTTCAGTATGGGCTCAAAGTACTCCGGGCTGCGGTCGATCAGGTAAGCCCCCCTTTCATCCTGCTTGTTCCCCCAAACATCTGCAGGGGAGAGGGTGGTGGGCAACAAGCGTGAAGGTCCGGAGTGAAATACTCACAATGCGAACACAAAGTCAGGACTGCATTGTGCCACAGATGACAGATGACATTTGCGGACGCCCTGCTTCAGCCAGGGATTCACCTTTGTCTCTGAACATGTGCGCCAGCATGCTCTCCGGCTCTTTGCTGACCAGGGTGCTCCTGAGAACACAGTGAGACAGTATCACACCCATGCATTTGCTGATAAATAACCCTCAGTTTAATGAATATGGTGGAACTGAATACAATGCACTTTacagataaaaaacaattaaacacattCTAACCTACTTAGGCTAAGTTTTAAATGGGTTTATATTTTAGTCCCAGCATTCTCGGAAGAAACTGAGTTTCATGATAAATACATGGAACTTATTAACATAGGGCACATCATATTAGCCAATAAAACCTGATAAATTTgcttaaatgtataaaaaactgaaaatgctgGGCCCCAGCTATAGACCAGTAGACAGGTCTCTGGCTTACCTTGTGGTGGTGAAGAGGCGACCTCCGATGTTAAGAGTCAGCCAGTCGGTTTGAGCTCCTGAGCGCTCGTCAGAACCCCTGAGGTCATTTTGTGGCTCTAATGATATAAAACATGGACATTCTGCACATGTTTTATATCATGTTTTATCAAATGACACATCTCACATATAAACATGAGCACAAGATGGCCTTCAAACTCACCAACAAAGGGGTCCCCTTCAGAAACATAGAGCACATCATCATCTCTGCATGACAGGAGGACAattgtaaaaacaattttaaataatatgaacaccaatttattttatatcatgTAATACATTTAACATGCAAGTGTAGCACAGGGagaaataaattcaaaacaaGCTAAAAGAAGACaaacatgtttgtttaatatacacaacaaagaaaaaaatgttattattatttttttaattcagtacaatcaatgaaaaagaataacacaaaatatacatacacacaatacacaaaaaatgttGATATCCTTTGCATTTTGGTACACAGGAATGGTCAAGCAGGATTATGTTAAACAGGTCAGACAGAGCAAGTTCTGTATGTTATGAGAACCTAGGGACTTTTACTTTAGTTAAACTCACTACATCTGCATGAATGATGGATATAATATAGCCTGGACTGTAAGGCACCAAGTCTAGTATTAAGATGCAAGGTTCTTGCATCTTTGTGAGTTAGAAAGCCTCTTTCTTGGACAATGGTTCTATGGTTAGAAAGGCCTTCTCTAAAGTCAGGTTAACAAGGCAAACCAGATGGATATTAGGTTGGGTGTTACAGCAAAAGTTCTCCTATCAACTTAACCATTTGCATAAAACCATTGGTGCTGAGCACACTGCCATCTAAGCACACAGCTGGCTGGGACAACGAAgcacactttcctctttttctggCCACTCTTCGGAGTATGAAAAGCAGAAATACACAGGGCTCAATATCCAGATCAAAATGCCTTGTCATTTCCACATGAAACCATATATGGTCTCTACATTCAATTACAGAAGTTAATCTGCGCAGATTCTTAGCCATCGGTGCgttttaaatataaagaaaattacatgTTCTCTTTTATCAGAAAAATCATTTGATTCTTTTGCAGGTTCTTCATTTAGTGAAATTCATGCTTGAAGATACCATGGTATACAAAGCCATATAGGCTAGGTAGGTCGCTAGAGATAGCTAGCGTAGCTATTGTATCGGTCATCTTCGACTCCGCTCACCTCACCTGATAAGGGCGATGTCATCGATGAGGCCTCCTTTACCATTGTACAGGCTGGAGGCTCGGATTCCCAGTTTATTACTGGCTACAGACAGCAAGTCGGCCAAGGTCCCATACACTGCCACAACCTGGTAATACATTTGAAGGTGAAAGTTTCGATGACTAAGTATATACACTACCTGGCAAGAAACTGGACAGCCAGGAGATATTTACGAGCATTGTCAGATGCTAGCTATATTTTAGATACAATTTGATTTTAGGGTAAGATCGACTGACCGCTAGCTAACATATGTATCCTGATTATATAACTTGCAGACATGTGAGTGTTTtccattattaataataaaaacttaCTTAGTAAACTAGTTAACATGTGCTAGCAGGCAACACACCTTACACTTTGGTGGTACCGTACTAACCAAATATGACATCGTCAGTCTGGTTAACCTATAGTCTACTAACGTTACGCTAAACTACAACAATACTATATGCTAAATCGCTAGCTAAACATCCGGCTAGCGCTACATAAAGCAATTAATTAGCGCGCTAGCTTCCTACTAGCTAGCGATTGTCCAATTAGTTAACAGCCTCTTGTGAATGAGTTCAATGGATTACTAAATTGGCGCAGAAGGATAGCCCTGGCTAACATTTATATTAATCAGGTCCATGCAGTATTGTTTACGCACCTTGCCATTTTTGGTGGTTCCATTCACGAAAAGAGTAACCCTTCTCATAATTTGAATGGtgctttaaatatttctttacaGGGCAAAAAATAGCTAGCTACATGTGTATACACTACCTTCTGAAACTTAAAAGAAGCCACTGATGGAAAGAAAGAGCTCCTATGAGGCCAACCTAAACCTCACCCAAAACTGTACCAATGTCCAATCATAGACGACATACAATGACGCAGTTGACAATCTGACCAACCACACTTGCGCGAATGAAAGCCAGCAAAGGCAACACGAGCCTATCACAAACGCCTATAATGCCATCATGATAGATTGACTTACGTCGTATGACTGGAATTCTGACGGAAAAAATGAGTAACCTTACAGTAACTTCACTATTGTGTTAAAATACAGAACTAACACCACTAGTAGGCTACCCCGTGTTTATATAATTATCCTGACTGAAGAGCATGatcgttttcattttaaatagtttattttcaataaacttttacataaaacaaatacactttttgttttcagcaaTTTACGTTATTTAAGCACATTATTCAGTTGGTCATCTTCAAGCACACTGTACCTTCTTAATcgaaaataaagttattaaatCACACAACTGGATATTGAAACCAACCgcaaaacaaaactgtaaacaaaaatacaacaagAAAAGTCCATTTCAGACAGCAgtcattaatttattataatgaatacaaaattaaaagtaGAAGCAACACTTGAATATTGTACATTTCAGtcctattttgttttttgttgttgtgccattttaaatgtccTTTATTTTTAGCAACAATATTAAGGGCCAATGTATTTCTTAGCCTTAAAAAATATCCAAGCACATTTATCTTTCCAATGCAGATACACAGGCTATCAATTTCAAGGGTGGGAGATGGACAAAATAACCTGAACCAcaacccacaccacaccaccgaATGCCTTCCTCCCACAAAATTACTACTGCGTGTGTTCAATTTTGCTTGCACTTACAGAATAGAAACACGTATCCCCTTTTATCTA
This region of Anguilla rostrata isolate EN2019 chromosome 8, ASM1855537v3, whole genome shotgun sequence genomic DNA includes:
- the ankrd39 gene encoding ankyrin repeat domain-containing protein 39 isoform X2; protein product: MASEGQRCACCAQNLATPSAHQTLDEMDFERGIWAAALNGDLERVKSLLQKGTSPNVRDQAGYTALHYASRAGNEAVCELLLDGGACANPQTRGGATPLHRSAYCGHLGVVKLLLDHGADPLLCDDDGSSPLHKAAEQGQAEVCELLLQRCPTLRTLTDKRSRPPYQLVQESSPVREMLRPLDD
- the ankrd39 gene encoding ankyrin repeat domain-containing protein 39 isoform X1 is translated as MEKKWKAFHLEKRQTHRELTSMASEGQRCACCAQNLATPSAHQTLDEMDFERGIWAAALNGDLERVKSLLQKGTSPNVRDQAGYTALHYASRAGNEAVCELLLDGGACANPQTRGGATPLHRSAYCGHLGVVKLLLDHGADPLLCDDDGSSPLHKAAEQGQAEVCELLLQRCPTLRTLTDKRSRPPYQLVQESSPVREMLRPLDD
- the LOC135261267 gene encoding progonadoliberin-1-like encodes the protein MADKSALLWLGLAVALVCQGCCQHWSYGLRPGGKRGADSLQDTLQDIIEELQKLDTSSLPSCNDLSPHITLSSLKEILANLADRETGRKNI
- the kctd9a gene encoding BTB/POZ domain-containing protein KCTD9a isoform X2; translated protein: MSYLVSTVPPKCKVVAVYGTLADLLSVASNKLGIRASSLYNGKGGLIDDIALIRDDDVLYVSEGDPFVEPQNDLRGSDERSGAQTDWLTLNIGGRLFTTTRSTLVSKEPESMLAHMFRDKDVWGNKQDERGAYLIDRSPEYFEPILNYLRHGQLIVNEGINLLGVLEEARFFGIEQLAEQLEVAIKNSQPPEDHSPISRKEFVRFLLATPTKSELRCQGLNFSGADLSRLDLRYINFKMATLSRCNLTHANLCCSNLERADLSGANLDGANLQGVKMLCSNAEGASLKGCNFEDPSGLKANLEGANLKGVDMEGSQMTGINLRVATLKNAKLKNCNLRGATLAGTDLENCDLSGCDLQEANLRGSNVKGAIFEEMLTPLHMSQSVR
- the kctd9a gene encoding BTB/POZ domain-containing protein KCTD9a isoform X1, which translates into the protein MRRVTLFVNGTTKNGKVVAVYGTLADLLSVASNKLGIRASSLYNGKGGLIDDIALIRDDDVLYVSEGDPFVEPQNDLRGSDERSGAQTDWLTLNIGGRLFTTTRSTLVSKEPESMLAHMFRDKDVWGNKQDERGAYLIDRSPEYFEPILNYLRHGQLIVNEGINLLGVLEEARFFGIEQLAEQLEVAIKNSQPPEDHSPISRKEFVRFLLATPTKSELRCQGLNFSGADLSRLDLRYINFKMATLSRCNLTHANLCCSNLERADLSGANLDGANLQGVKMLCSNAEGASLKGCNFEDPSGLKANLEGANLKGVDMEGSQMTGINLRVATLKNAKLKNCNLRGATLAGTDLENCDLSGCDLQEANLRGSNVKGAIFEEMLTPLHMSQSVR